The window GAGCTCTAACTTAATTGTATTTTGTAGTCGTGCTTCTGCTTTCATACGTTCTAGATCGAGCTTCATTCGCTCTTTCTTTTGAATCATATTACGGGCATCACCACGTGGCATGTCTTTTACAACATGATAAAGCTCAAACATCGCTGGGAACTTGCTGGCAAAATCAATGTGTTGTTCAGCTTGTAATACTTCCATCAGTTTATATAAACGAATGGTTACTTCTGACATGTCACATTGTTCTTGTTTTCCGGCAT is drawn from Photobacterium profundum SS9 and contains these coding sequences:
- a CDS encoding DUF2489 domain-containing protein, yielding MTLWLGLGGSIIVALAIYAGYLLFKVYQQHQHHKAFLKRAALQQAEQIKTRNTNIMDSVFIIADAGKQEQCDMSEVTIRLYKLMEVLQAEQHIDFASKFPAMFELYHVVKDMPRGDARNMIQKKERMKLDLERMKAEARLQNTIKLELDDILLMKS